The Halorientalis sp. IM1011 genome window below encodes:
- a CDS encoding P-loop NTPase has protein sequence MILAVTGGKGGVGKSTVAYNLAAALDAVVVDADLGMADLPAARGPDLHDVLAGRADPVEAVREGNPVAILPCGRSLAGARAAEPTRLVSAVESVAAEYGRVVVDCPAGLGGDVGLGLCVAEACVLVTTPAEPAVADAVRARALARELDAGLARIVLNRATDGGTADALARELGAPVTTIPESATLADAQDRGEPVTAVAPESTAATRVAELATAVESTVGSATNPGG, from the coding sequence ATGATCCTCGCGGTCACCGGTGGCAAGGGCGGCGTCGGGAAGTCGACGGTGGCGTACAATCTGGCCGCCGCGCTCGACGCCGTGGTCGTCGACGCCGATCTGGGGATGGCGGACCTGCCGGCCGCGCGCGGGCCGGACCTCCACGACGTGCTCGCCGGGCGGGCCGACCCGGTCGAAGCGGTCCGGGAGGGGAACCCCGTCGCCATCTTGCCCTGTGGCCGGTCGCTGGCGGGGGCGCGGGCGGCCGAACCGACGCGGCTGGTGTCGGCCGTGGAATCGGTCGCCGCGGAGTACGGCCGGGTGGTCGTCGACTGCCCGGCCGGGCTGGGCGGTGACGTTGGACTTGGGCTCTGCGTCGCCGAGGCCTGCGTGCTGGTGACGACGCCGGCCGAGCCGGCGGTCGCCGACGCGGTCCGGGCCCGGGCGCTGGCGCGGGAACTCGACGCCGGGCTGGCGCGGATCGTCCTGAACCGGGCCACGGACGGGGGGACTGCCGACGCGCTGGCCCGCGAACTCGGCGCGCCGGTGACGACCATCCCGGAATCCGCAACTCTGGCCGACGCGCAAGACCGGGGCGAGCCGGTCACCGCAGTCGCGCCGGAGAGTACTGCGGCGACACGCGTCGCGGAGCTGGCCACGGCCGTCGAGTCGACCGTCGGGTCGGCGACGAATCCGGGAGGTTAA
- a CDS encoding transcription initiation factor IIB family protein: MATSTQCCPECEGRLRESESETVCGECGLVVAEDAIDHGPEWRSFADDETEKERTGAPLTRSRHDRGLTTEIGRSTRLKGRKRRRFARMRRQHNRARIKSKAERNRVYAFGEIRRLVSALDLTDHVRDQACVLFESAQSEDLLRGRSIEGFTAAVVYATCRTASVSRTLDEVVDAARASEGELTAAYDALNRELGLSTGPIDPAEYLPRFASRLDLPQAVERRADALVDAARERGLVSGRDPSGVAAGCLYLAARELECDLTQAEAAETADVTPVTLRSTYQDLRE, translated from the coding sequence ATGGCTACGTCAACGCAGTGCTGTCCGGAATGTGAGGGGAGACTCCGCGAGAGCGAGAGCGAAACGGTCTGTGGGGAGTGCGGCCTCGTCGTCGCCGAGGACGCCATCGACCACGGGCCCGAGTGGCGCAGTTTCGCGGACGACGAGACCGAGAAGGAACGGACCGGCGCGCCGCTGACGCGGTCGCGCCACGACCGCGGGCTCACCACCGAGATCGGGCGCTCGACCCGGCTCAAGGGGCGCAAGCGCCGCCGGTTCGCTCGGATGCGCCGCCAGCACAACCGCGCCCGCATCAAGTCCAAGGCCGAGCGCAACCGGGTGTACGCCTTCGGCGAGATCCGCCGGCTGGTCAGCGCACTCGACCTGACCGATCACGTCCGCGATCAGGCGTGTGTCCTCTTCGAGTCCGCACAGTCCGAGGATCTGCTCCGGGGCCGCTCCATCGAGGGGTTCACCGCGGCCGTCGTCTACGCGACCTGCCGGACCGCCTCGGTCTCGCGGACGCTCGACGAAGTCGTCGACGCCGCCCGCGCTTCCGAGGGCGAGCTCACGGCCGCCTACGACGCCCTCAACCGCGAGCTGGGGCTCTCGACCGGCCCCATCGACCCCGCGGAGTACCTGCCCCGCTTCGCCAGCCGGCTGGATCTCCCGCAGGCCGTCGAGCGCCGCGCCGACGCGCTCGTCGACGCCGCCCGGGAGCGCGGGCTGGTCTCCGGTCGGGACCCCTCGGGCGTCGCCGCCGGCTGTCTCTATCTCGCCGCGCGGGAACTGGAGTGTGATCTCACACAGGCCGAGGCGGCCGAGACCGCCGACGTGACGCCGGTGACGCTCCGATCCACCTATCAGGACCTGCGGGAGTGA
- a CDS encoding NAD(P)H-binding protein, protein MRVLVTGATGFVGGHLVPALLAADHEVSVLVRDRDGYDGPDEVAVFEGDLLEPGSFDDALEDIEAAYYLVHSMRAGADYADRDRRAARTFVAAAEDAGVEHVVYLGGLGEERDTLSEHLRSRREVEHILEDADFQLTSLRAAIIVGDGSASFEMVRQLAVRLPVMITPQWVDTPCQPIAIDDVVAYLVGVLDVPELAGRTVEIGGPEVMSYREVMARTAEIVTGRRPVIVPVPVLTPKLSAYWVNLVTDVPRSVAHPLILGLKNAAVVQDDSGREHLSIELTPFETAVRRAVDGGTDTVASNSAAPEER, encoded by the coding sequence ATGCGCGTGCTGGTGACCGGTGCGACGGGGTTCGTCGGCGGCCACCTCGTCCCGGCGCTGCTGGCGGCCGACCACGAGGTGTCGGTGCTGGTCCGGGATCGGGACGGCTACGACGGCCCCGACGAGGTCGCGGTATTCGAGGGTGACCTGCTCGAACCCGGGAGTTTCGACGACGCCCTCGAAGATATCGAGGCGGCGTACTATCTGGTCCACTCGATGCGGGCCGGCGCGGACTACGCCGACCGTGATCGGCGGGCGGCCCGTACCTTCGTCGCCGCGGCCGAGGACGCCGGCGTCGAACACGTCGTCTATCTCGGCGGCCTCGGCGAGGAACGCGACACGCTCTCGGAGCACCTCCGGTCGAGACGCGAGGTCGAACACATCCTCGAGGACGCGGACTTCCAGTTGACGAGCCTGCGGGCGGCGATCATCGTCGGCGACGGGAGCGCCAGCTTCGAGATGGTTCGCCAGCTCGCGGTCCGGTTACCGGTGATGATCACACCACAGTGGGTCGACACGCCCTGTCAGCCCATCGCCATCGACGACGTGGTGGCGTATCTGGTGGGCGTCCTCGATGTACCGGAACTCGCCGGGCGGACCGTCGAGATCGGCGGGCCAGAGGTGATGAGCTACAGGGAGGTGATGGCCCGGACGGCCGAGATCGTCACTGGACGTCGGCCCGTGATCGTTCCGGTTCCCGTACTGACGCCGAAGCTCTCGGCCTACTGGGTGAACCTCGTGACGGACGTACCACGGTCGGTGGCCCACCCGCTGATCCTGGGGCTGAAAAACGCGGCCGTGGTGCAGGACGACAGCGGCCGGGAGCACCTCTCCATCGAGCTGACGCCGTTCGAGACGGCGGTCCGGCGGGCGGTCGACGGCGGGACGGACACCGTCGCGTCGAACTCCGCCGCCCCGGAGGAGCGGTGA
- a CDS encoding DUF5786 family protein has translation MSMGAYDEEEHERRERKNSEVDADFDDERTNYHGKVEYDSGESAEDLLDQFKEMNSE, from the coding sequence ATGTCGATGGGTGCCTACGACGAGGAAGAGCACGAGCGGCGTGAGCGGAAAAACAGCGAGGTCGACGCCGACTTCGACGACGAGCGGACGAACTACCACGGGAAGGTCGAGTACGACAGCGGCGAGTCCGCCGAGGACCTGCTCGACCAGTTCAAGGAGATGAACTCCGAGTAG
- a CDS encoding DUF2795 domain-containing protein: MRLLSGLNERIGAQAYPATTEEVIEEYGDLELELPNGDEQLGDVLGRLEGETFETAEDLRLATLSAVSSNAIGRKGYSDRDPSAIGEDGHDQVSF, translated from the coding sequence ATGCGACTACTGAGTGGGCTGAACGAACGGATCGGTGCGCAGGCGTACCCGGCGACGACCGAGGAGGTCATCGAGGAGTACGGGGACCTCGAACTCGAACTCCCCAACGGCGACGAACAGCTGGGGGACGTGCTGGGGCGACTCGAGGGCGAGACCTTCGAGACGGCCGAGGACCTGCGGCTGGCGACGCTGTCGGCCGTGAGCAGCAACGCCATCGGCCGGAAGGGCTACAGCGACCGCGACCCCTCTGCCATCGGCGAGGACGGCCACGACCAGGTCTCGTTCTGA
- a CDS encoding PHP domain-containing protein has protein sequence MVVADLHVHTTRSDGTLTLDAVPDAARSAGVEVVAVTDHDRLQPALDGPVTERDGITLVHGIELRVDAGSQRVDLLGYGVVPTPALTTLVEEIQLNRAERGRAIVECVEDRLGVSLGVEPRPGLGRPHIARAIAESPAEYDYQGAFDHLIGDDCPCYVARDIPSFERGREVLAETCGVVGLAHPLRYDDPVAALELTADLDTVERYYPYDHDVDPEPVERAIETHDLLATGGSDAHDEVLGRAGLDRAGTDGFLAALG, from the coding sequence ATGGTCGTCGCGGATCTACACGTGCACACGACGCGTTCGGACGGGACACTGACGCTCGATGCAGTGCCGGACGCGGCCCGTTCGGCGGGTGTCGAGGTCGTGGCGGTGACCGATCACGACCGGCTCCAGCCCGCGCTCGACGGACCGGTCACCGAGCGCGACGGGATCACACTGGTCCACGGGATCGAACTCCGGGTCGACGCCGGGAGCCAGCGGGTCGATCTGCTGGGCTACGGTGTCGTACCGACGCCCGCTCTCACGACTCTGGTCGAGGAAATTCAGCTGAATCGGGCCGAGCGCGGCCGTGCCATCGTCGAGTGCGTCGAAGACCGACTCGGTGTTTCCCTCGGCGTCGAACCTCGGCCGGGACTGGGTCGCCCGCACATCGCGCGAGCTATCGCGGAGAGTCCAGCGGAGTACGACTATCAGGGTGCGTTCGACCACCTCATCGGCGACGATTGCCCCTGCTACGTCGCCCGCGACATCCCTTCCTTCGAGCGCGGCCGCGAGGTGCTGGCCGAGACCTGCGGCGTGGTCGGACTGGCCCACCCGCTCCGCTACGACGACCCCGTGGCCGCCCTCGAACTGACGGCCGACCTCGACACCGTCGAGCGGTACTACCCCTACGACCACGATGTCGATCCGGAGCCAGTTGAGCGAGCCATCGAGACCCACGACCTGCTCGCGACCGGGGGCAGCGACGCCCACGACGAGGTGCTGGGGCGGGCGGGGCTGGACCGGGCAGGGACCGACGGATTTCTCGCCGCGCTCGGGTGA
- a CDS encoding DUF6757 family protein, which translates to MRCHYCDREADIAVEKDGVKVGVCETHFREQMEELADSDALANLEEELDIDGHE; encoded by the coding sequence ATGCGGTGTCACTACTGCGACCGCGAGGCGGACATCGCGGTCGAGAAAGACGGCGTCAAGGTCGGCGTGTGTGAGACGCACTTCCGCGAACAGATGGAAGAACTCGCGGACAGCGACGCCCTCGCCAACCTCGAAGAGGAACTCGACATCGACGGCCACGAGTAA
- a CDS encoding cupin domain-containing protein produces the protein MDRTTVDDVDDRMSPADTKRKVGDAIGATDMALNYYELEPGDSFGFGYHRHSDQEEVFYIAEGTVTFETEDGEIEATAGECVRFEPGEWQLGTNEGTDRVVALAMGAPKEMGETEMLRHCEDCGGRTEQDLELTDDRDAILTICVECGAETGRFD, from the coding sequence ATGGATCGAACCACCGTCGACGACGTGGACGACCGGATGAGCCCGGCCGACACGAAGCGCAAAGTCGGCGACGCAATCGGTGCGACCGACATGGCGCTGAACTACTACGAACTCGAACCCGGCGACAGCTTCGGCTTCGGCTACCACCGCCACAGCGACCAGGAGGAAGTGTTCTACATCGCCGAGGGCACCGTCACGTTCGAGACCGAAGACGGCGAGATCGAGGCGACCGCCGGCGAGTGCGTCCGCTTCGAACCGGGCGAGTGGCAACTCGGCACCAACGAGGGGACGGATCGGGTCGTCGCGCTCGCCATGGGCGCACCGAAAGAGATGGGCGAGACGGAGATGCTCCGCCACTGCGAGGACTGTGGCGGCCGGACCGAACAGGATCTGGAACTCACCGACGACCGCGACGCGATTCTGACGATCTGTGTGGAGTGCGGTGCCGAGACCGGCCGCTTCGACTGA
- a CDS encoding acyl-CoA dehydrogenase family protein has translation MLDYFGLEADLSEEERMIQESAREFVDEKVRPDIGEHWIEGTFPTDLIPEMGEMGFYAPNLEGYGSPNVSETAYGLLMQELEACDSGLRSMASVQGALVMYPIHAYGSEEQKEEWLPKLGSGEAVGCFGLTEPEHGSNPTAMETRAEEADGGYRLNGSKTWITNSPIADVAIVWARDRTDPETPVRGFLVETDRDGVSTNKITEKLSLRASITGEIGLNDVFVPEENILPGVEGMGGPLGCLTQARYGIAWGAIGAARDAFETARQYATDRDQFGGPIARFQLQQDKLAEMATQITLAQLLAHRLADLKERGDMRPQHVSMAKRNNVRMARNQSRIAREMLGGNGITADYSPMRHMANLETVYTYEGTHDIHTLILGEDLTGFAAYE, from the coding sequence ATGCTCGATTACTTCGGTCTGGAAGCGGACCTGTCGGAAGAAGAGCGGATGATTCAGGAGTCGGCCCGGGAGTTCGTCGACGAGAAAGTGCGACCCGATATCGGCGAGCACTGGATCGAGGGCACGTTCCCGACGGACCTGATCCCCGAGATGGGCGAGATGGGGTTTTACGCGCCGAATCTGGAGGGCTACGGCTCGCCGAACGTCAGCGAGACGGCCTACGGCCTCCTGATGCAGGAACTGGAAGCCTGCGATTCCGGCCTGCGCTCGATGGCCAGCGTCCAGGGCGCGCTCGTCATGTACCCGATCCACGCCTACGGCAGCGAGGAGCAGAAAGAGGAGTGGCTGCCCAAACTCGGCTCGGGTGAAGCGGTCGGCTGTTTCGGCCTGACCGAACCCGAACACGGCTCGAACCCGACGGCGATGGAGACCCGCGCCGAGGAGGCCGACGGCGGCTACCGACTCAACGGGTCGAAGACGTGGATCACGAACTCACCGATCGCGGACGTGGCGATCGTCTGGGCACGAGACCGCACGGATCCGGAAACACCGGTTCGCGGCTTCCTCGTCGAGACCGACCGCGATGGCGTCTCCACCAACAAGATCACCGAGAAGCTCTCGCTACGTGCGTCCATCACAGGCGAAATCGGTCTCAACGACGTGTTCGTCCCCGAGGAGAACATCCTCCCCGGCGTCGAGGGGATGGGCGGTCCGCTGGGCTGTCTCACGCAGGCCCGCTACGGTATCGCGTGGGGCGCGATCGGTGCGGCCCGTGACGCCTTCGAGACCGCGCGGCAGTACGCCACCGACCGCGACCAGTTCGGGGGTCCCATCGCCCGCTTCCAGCTCCAGCAGGACAAGCTGGCGGAGATGGCCACCCAGATCACGCTCGCGCAACTGCTCGCCCACCGCCTCGCCGACCTCAAGGAACGCGGCGACATGCGTCCCCAGCACGTCTCGATGGCCAAGCGCAACAACGTCCGGATGGCGCGCAATCAGTCTCGGATCGCCCGCGAGATGCTCGGCGGCAACGGAATTACGGCGGACTACTCGCCGATGCGCCACATGGCCAATCTGGAGACCGTCTATACCTACGAAGGCACCCACGACATCCACACCCTGATTCTCGGTGAGGACCTGACCGGCTTCGCGGCCTACGAGTGA
- a CDS encoding type 1 glutamine amidotransferase: MTRPRIALLNAAHDGADTRRNFRRELDADLVEFHCPEGELPEGFRYDGFVVTGSRASVYWEREWIGQLKAWVGDAIEAGLPALGVCYGHQLLGDVLGGRVEDMDEYEIGYRTVEQDGENRLLDGVDTDFTVFTTHSDRVVEAPPGATVFAENDYGIHGFRKGRVFSVQFHPEYDMETAESVTKGKDDQLSDERIQQVLDGIHADNYDAACEAKRLFDNFTAFVREVQADRSGDPATGAADD, translated from the coding sequence ATGACGCGGCCACGCATCGCCCTGCTGAACGCGGCCCACGACGGCGCAGACACCCGACGGAACTTCCGTCGCGAACTCGACGCGGACCTCGTCGAGTTCCACTGTCCGGAGGGCGAATTGCCCGAGGGCTTCCGCTACGACGGGTTCGTCGTCACGGGCTCGCGCGCCTCGGTCTACTGGGAGCGGGAGTGGATCGGCCAGCTGAAGGCCTGGGTCGGCGACGCGATCGAAGCGGGGCTCCCCGCGCTGGGCGTGTGTTACGGCCACCAGTTGCTCGGGGACGTGCTGGGCGGGCGCGTCGAGGACATGGACGAGTACGAGATCGGCTACCGCACCGTCGAACAGGACGGCGAGAACCGCCTGCTCGACGGCGTCGACACCGATTTCACCGTCTTCACCACCCACTCCGACCGCGTGGTCGAGGCCCCGCCGGGCGCGACCGTCTTCGCGGAGAACGACTACGGCATCCACGGCTTCCGGAAGGGGCGCGTGTTCTCCGTCCAGTTCCACCCCGAGTACGACATGGAGACGGCCGAATCGGTCACGAAGGGCAAGGACGACCAGTTGAGCGACGAGCGGATCCAGCAGGTACTCGACGGCATCCACGCCGACAACTACGACGCCGCCTGCGAGGCCAAGCGCCTGTTCGACAACTTCACCGCCTTCGTCCGCGAGGTACAGGCCGATCGGTCCGGCGACCCGGCGACGGGTGCCGCGGACGACTGA
- a CDS encoding alpha/beta fold hydrolase — MPTATNDGVELFYETAGDGPTVAFVNPAGYGAWCWSWLVEELAGPVETLVWDLRGTGRSDAPPGPYDVATLAADFEAVLSDHGARTTHLVGAGLGGMVALEYARKHGRAASLALLGTTADGSRVDADALAALQAPRDDPEALRASLRGAFSSGVVENHPEAVDRIVEWRAEDDADAAEWDAQRAAMTEFEADALYEVTTPALVVHGREDAVVPVAAGRDLADDLPRGTFEGIDAGNLVAAEEPAVVADLLAGHLDEYVDSEY; from the coding sequence ATGCCGACCGCGACCAACGACGGCGTCGAGCTGTTCTACGAGACCGCCGGCGACGGACCGACGGTCGCGTTCGTGAATCCGGCGGGCTACGGCGCGTGGTGCTGGTCGTGGCTCGTCGAGGAACTCGCCGGCCCCGTGGAGACGCTGGTCTGGGACCTCCGGGGGACCGGCCGCTCGGACGCACCCCCGGGCCCCTACGACGTGGCGACGCTCGCTGCCGACTTCGAGGCCGTCCTGTCCGATCACGGCGCTCGAACCACCCACCTCGTCGGCGCGGGGCTCGGCGGAATGGTCGCGCTGGAGTATGCTCGCAAGCACGGCCGGGCGGCCTCACTCGCACTGCTCGGAACCACTGCCGACGGGAGCCGCGTCGACGCCGACGCCCTCGCGGCCCTGCAGGCTCCGCGGGACGACCCCGAGGCGCTGCGGGCGTCGCTGCGCGGGGCGTTCTCGTCCGGTGTCGTCGAGAACCACCCCGAGGCCGTCGACCGGATCGTCGAGTGGCGGGCCGAGGACGACGCCGACGCCGCGGAGTGGGACGCTCAGCGGGCGGCGATGACCGAGTTCGAGGCTGACGCCCTCTACGAGGTGACGACGCCCGCACTCGTGGTCCACGGCCGCGAAGACGCCGTGGTCCCGGTCGCGGCGGGGCGGGATCTCGCCGACGACCTTCCCCGAGGTACCTTCGAGGGTATCGACGCCGGGAACCTCGTCGCCGCCGAGGAACCAGCCGTCGTCGCGGACCTGCTGGCCGGCCATCTGGACGAGTATGTGGACAGCGAGTACTGA
- the alaS gene encoding alanine--tRNA ligase, with product MSELEEEYQLQYFEDEGFHRLECSECGDHFWTRDGGRETCGEPPCAEYSFIDDPGFDEALSLSEMRERFLSFFEGHDHERIDPYPVAANRWRDDVLLTQASIYDFQPLVTSGETPPPANPLTISQPCIRMQDIDNVGKTGRHTMAFEMMAHHAFNAREDIEDPDRYAYEGEVYWKDKTVQLCDELFEELGANLDEITYIEDPWVGGGNAGPAIEVIYRGAELATLVFMSLEQDPDGEYEMKDGNRYSPMDTYVVDTGYGLERWTWMSQGTPTVYEAIYPDMIDFLKDNAGVDLTDEEAAIVHDAARLSGSLDIDDVDDVEAARADIAAELGVDVDHLRDLVEPLEDIYAISDHCRTLAYMLGDGIVPSNVGTGYLARMVLRRTKRLCDNVGVDAPLDELVDMQAERLDYENRDTIRDIVRTEVEKYRETLDRGGRKVRQLAEEYAERDEPIPTEELIELYDSHGIQPDMVEEIAAEKGVDVDVPDDFYALVANRHDAAEAAAEVGESGHRERQADLPETDRLYYEDQERMEFEAMVLDVFEREDGDYDVVLDQTMFYPEGGGQPADHGTITADDVTAEVEDVQIVDGVVLHRADEDPGKGEFVRGQIDADRRRRLMAHHTATHIVGYAARQVLGEHIRQAGAQKHVDSARLDVRHYEPITREQVREIERIANEIVRDNTSVSQEWPDRHEAEAEHGFDLYQGGIPAGEQIRLIHVDEDVQACGGTHVSRTGDVGAIKLLNTERIQDGVERLTFAAGAAAIEATQETEDALYGAADTLDVSPQDVPETAERFFEEWKARGKQIEQLKEELAEVRAAADDGEEVDVGGTPAVIQRLDADMDELRATANALVEEGKIAVIGSGRDGAQFVVAVPDDAGVDAGEVVGELASKVGGGGGGPPDFAQGGGPDGDALDDALDDAPDVLKQVQNA from the coding sequence ATGAGTGAGCTCGAAGAGGAGTACCAGCTCCAGTACTTCGAAGACGAGGGGTTTCATCGCCTGGAGTGTTCGGAGTGTGGGGACCACTTCTGGACCCGGGACGGCGGTCGGGAGACGTGTGGCGAACCGCCGTGTGCGGAGTACAGTTTCATCGACGATCCGGGGTTCGACGAGGCGCTGTCGCTGTCGGAGATGCGCGAGCGGTTTCTCTCCTTTTTCGAGGGTCACGACCACGAACGGATCGACCCCTATCCCGTGGCGGCCAACCGCTGGCGCGACGACGTCCTCCTGACGCAGGCGTCGATCTACGACTTCCAGCCGCTCGTCACCTCCGGGGAGACGCCGCCGCCGGCCAACCCTCTGACTATCAGCCAGCCCTGCATCCGGATGCAGGACATCGACAACGTGGGCAAGACCGGCCGGCACACGATGGCCTTCGAGATGATGGCCCACCACGCGTTCAACGCCCGCGAGGACATCGAGGACCCCGACCGGTACGCCTACGAGGGCGAAGTCTACTGGAAGGACAAAACTGTGCAGCTCTGTGACGAACTGTTCGAGGAGCTGGGCGCGAATCTGGACGAGATCACCTACATCGAGGACCCGTGGGTGGGCGGGGGCAACGCCGGCCCGGCAATCGAGGTCATCTACCGCGGCGCCGAACTCGCCACGCTCGTCTTCATGTCCTTAGAGCAGGATCCCGACGGCGAGTACGAGATGAAAGACGGCAACCGCTACAGCCCGATGGACACCTACGTCGTCGACACCGGCTACGGGCTGGAGCGCTGGACGTGGATGAGTCAGGGCACGCCCACCGTCTACGAGGCCATCTACCCGGACATGATCGACTTTTTGAAGGACAACGCCGGGGTCGACCTCACCGACGAGGAGGCGGCCATCGTCCACGACGCCGCGCGGCTCTCGGGGAGTCTGGACATCGACGACGTGGACGACGTGGAGGCCGCCCGCGCGGACATCGCGGCCGAACTCGGGGTCGACGTGGACCACCTGCGCGACCTCGTCGAGCCCCTGGAAGACATCTACGCCATCTCGGACCACTGCCGGACGCTGGCGTACATGCTCGGGGACGGGATCGTGCCCAGCAACGTCGGCACGGGTTATCTCGCGCGGATGGTCCTCCGTCGGACCAAGCGGCTCTGTGACAACGTCGGCGTGGACGCGCCGCTGGACGAACTCGTCGACATGCAGGCCGAACGGCTGGACTACGAGAACCGCGACACCATCCGAGACATCGTCCGCACCGAGGTCGAGAAGTACCGGGAGACGCTGGACCGTGGCGGCCGGAAGGTCCGTCAGCTCGCGGAGGAGTACGCCGAGCGTGACGAGCCGATCCCGACCGAGGAACTGATCGAGCTGTACGACTCCCACGGCATCCAGCCGGACATGGTCGAGGAGATCGCCGCGGAGAAGGGGGTCGACGTGGACGTGCCGGACGACTTCTACGCGCTGGTCGCCAACCGGCACGACGCGGCGGAAGCCGCCGCCGAAGTCGGGGAGTCGGGACACCGCGAGCGGCAGGCCGACCTGCCCGAGACCGACCGGCTCTACTACGAGGATCAGGAGCGCATGGAGTTCGAGGCCATGGTGCTGGACGTGTTCGAGCGTGAGGACGGCGACTACGACGTGGTGCTGGACCAGACGATGTTCTACCCGGAAGGCGGTGGGCAGCCCGCCGACCACGGGACGATCACAGCCGACGACGTGACCGCCGAGGTCGAGGACGTCCAGATCGTCGACGGGGTCGTCCTGCACCGGGCCGACGAGGACCCGGGCAAAGGCGAGTTCGTCCGCGGCCAGATCGATGCCGACCGGCGACGCCGGCTGATGGCCCACCACACCGCCACCCACATCGTGGGCTACGCCGCCCGGCAGGTACTGGGCGAGCACATCCGGCAGGCCGGCGCGCAGAAACACGTCGACAGCGCCCGGCTGGACGTGCGCCACTACGAGCCGATCACCCGCGAGCAGGTCCGGGAGATCGAGCGGATCGCCAACGAGATCGTGCGGGACAACACGTCGGTCAGTCAGGAGTGGCCCGACCGCCACGAAGCGGAGGCCGAACACGGCTTCGACCTCTACCAGGGCGGCATCCCGGCCGGCGAGCAGATCCGGCTGATCCACGTCGACGAGGACGTACAGGCCTGCGGTGGGACACACGTCTCACGAACGGGCGACGTGGGCGCGATCAAGCTCCTGAACACCGAGCGCATCCAGGACGGCGTCGAGCGGCTCACGTTCGCGGCCGGGGCGGCGGCCATCGAGGCGACACAGGAGACCGAGGACGCCCTCTACGGCGCCGCCGACACCCTCGACGTGAGCCCGCAGGACGTGCCCGAGACCGCCGAGCGGTTCTTCGAGGAGTGGAAGGCCCGCGGCAAGCAGATCGAACAGCTCAAAGAGGAACTCGCGGAGGTCCGGGCGGCCGCCGACGACGGTGAGGAAGTCGACGTGGGCGGGACACCCGCGGTGATCCAGCGGCTCGACGCCGATATGGACGAACTCCGGGCGACCGCGAACGCGCTGGTCGAGGAGGGCAAGATCGCCGTCATCGGCAGCGGCCGGGATGGCGCGCAGTTCGTCGTCGCCGTCCCCGACGACGCGGGGGTCGACGCCGGCGAGGTCGTCGGCGAACTCGCGAGCAAGGTCGGCGGCGGTGGCGGCGGCCCGCCCGATTTCGCCCAGGGCGGCGGCCCCGACGGCGACGCACTGGACGACGCCCTCGACGACGCGCCGGACGTGCTCAAACAGGTCCAGAACGCCTGA
- a CDS encoding TspO/MBR family protein, giving the protein MAENPVSTASRLPERRPITSLVLAVLASELVGSLGNLLSLSGVTTWYPTLTTPAFNPPGWVFGPVWITLFALMGAAAWLVWRAGLDQRAVRVALALFGVQFAFNVAWSGAFFGLRSPLAGLVVIVALWLAIVATVWAFDRVDRRAALLLVPYLLWVSFATLLNFELWRLN; this is encoded by the coding sequence ATGGCCGAGAACCCAGTCAGCACGGCGTCGCGACTCCCCGAGCGCCGCCCGATAACCTCGCTCGTCCTCGCCGTCCTCGCCTCGGAACTGGTCGGCAGTCTCGGCAACCTCCTCTCGCTCTCCGGCGTCACGACGTGGTACCCCACGCTGACGACACCGGCCTTCAACCCGCCGGGCTGGGTGTTCGGCCCGGTCTGGATCACCCTCTTCGCCCTCATGGGTGCGGCCGCGTGGCTGGTGTGGCGGGCCGGGCTCGACCAGCGGGCAGTGCGGGTGGCGCTCGCGCTCTTCGGCGTCCAGTTCGCCTTCAACGTCGCGTGGTCCGGGGCCTTCTTCGGCCTGCGCTCGCCGCTGGCCGGACTCGTCGTCATCGTCGCGCTGTGGCTCGCCATCGTCGCGACCGTCTGGGCCTTCGACCGGGTGGACCGCCGGGCGGCGCTACTGCTGGTCCCGTATCTGTTGTGGGTGAGCTTCGCCACACTGCTGAACTTCGAACTCTGGCGATTGAACTGA